In Actinopolyspora saharensis, the genomic window TGTCCAACGTCGGGGAGGAAACGGGTGACTGAGCAGTCCGAGCAGCCCGAGCAGCCCGCGGAGCGGGCCTCCAGGGCGGCCGAGCGCTACAAGGAGATCACCGCGCTGGCCACCGAGGCGGCCGAGCGGCTGAGCGAGCGGGAGCGGCAGCGCGCCGAGCAGCTGGAGCACGAGCTGGCCACCGAACGGGACCGGGTCGAGCAGGCGCAACAGCAGCGGGACCAGGTGGACGAGGGGGTTCGGCTCCGCTGGAACGCGGCCAAGGAGGCGCTGTGGGAGGAGCGCTGGATGCAGGTGACCCAGCTCCCCCCTCCCGATCCCGCGGCCGAGCCCACCTCGGCCGAGGAGGCCATCCGCTCGGTGCAGAGCGCCTACATGGAGCTGCACGAGGCGGTCGGTCAGAAGCGCTGGTCGGGGTCGGGGCTCCTCCCCACCGGCTGGCTGGGGCGTCGCTAGTACCCGTCCCGACTCGCTCGAGGCCGCACGGCTCGGTTCCGCCCGAGACCGGGGCTCTCCGCGCGTCCTTGCCCCGCGCAGCCGCGACCTCACCGCCGGGGCGCGCTGCGCAGCGCGCCCCGTGCCCGTTCGAGGACGCACAATCCGCCGAGCGATCCGGATCTCCCGAGGGCAGTCGCTTGACTCGTGTCGGCGCGGGGACACGCTCAACCGTGCCAGAATGTCCACCCGTCCTTGACGCGCCGAATCCTGCCGTGAGCCGCCCGCGAAGCGACGAGGAGCGCTCGATGCCCGACACGACGATCACCGCCCGGACGCAGCTGGCCACGCTGATCAATGTTTTCACCGTCGAACCGGAGCATCAGCACGAGTTGGTAACCGTGCTGAACACGGCGACCGAGCAGGTGATGCGGCACTTGCCTGGATTCGTCTCCGCGAGCGTGCACGCGAGCACGGACGGGACCAGGGTGGTCAACTACGCCCAGTGGGAAAGCACCGAAGCCTACGAAGCGATGTTGACCGACCCGTCCGCTCGCGAACACATGGCAAGGGCCGCCGAGATCGCGACGCGATTCGCCCCCACGTCTACACCGTGGACTCCGTGCACCACCGATGAGGATTCACGCACCTGCCCGGTTCGCTCGTCCGCGTCGAACACAGCGGATCCGCTCGATCACGTGACCGGCGTCGCGCCTTCCGGCACGGCCTGAGCAGCCTGAGCAGCGGAGTCGCTCCACCCCATCACCTCTCCAGCCGACCGACACCCCCATTGAAGACCGACCGGTCGGTACGATCGAAGGCACTCACTCGCGTGGCAACCACACCGCGACGCGGGTAAAATTACGGTACGAAGTAGTTTCGAATATGGAGGTTCAGGTGAGCGACTCTTCCGTCCCGGCCACGGCCCTGGAGGTACGACTCGCCTCCCGCCCCGAGGGATGGCCGACAACGGACAACTTCGAGATCGCGGAGGCTCCCGTCCCCGAACCGGGACCGGGCCAGATCCTGGTGCGCAACAAGGCCATGAGCGTCGACCCGTACATGCGCGGGCGGATGAGCGCGGCCAAGTCCTACGTGGCTCCCTTCGAGGTCGGCAAGCCGCTCGACGGCGGTGCCGTCGGCGAGGTCGTCCGCTCCGAGTCCGACGAGTTCTCCGCCGGGCAGCAGGTCCTGCACAGCCTCGGCTGGCGGGAGTACGCCGTGGTGGACGCCTCCCAGGCCACGACGGTGGCCGACGACCTGCCGTCGAGCGCCTTCCTCGGCGTGCTCGGGATGCCGGGCATGACCGCCTACGTCGGGCTGATGGACAAGGCCCGCTTCAAGCAGGGCGACACCGTCTTCGTCTCCGGAGCCGCCGGAGCGGTCGGCTCGCTCGTGGGTCAGCTGGCCAAACTCAACGGGGCCGAACGCGTGATCGGCAGCGCGGGCTCGGCCGAGAAGGTGCGGCTGGTCACCGAGCGGTTCGGCTTCGACGCGGCCTTCAACTACAAGGACGCCCCCGTGGCCGAGCAGCTGCGCACGGCCGCCCCCGACGGCATCGACGTCTACTTCGACAACGTCGGCGGGGACCACCTCGAGGCGGCCATCGGCTCCATGAACGACTTCGGCCGGATCGCGGCCTGCGGGGCGATCTCGCAGTACAACGCGACCGAGGCGCAGCCGGGCCCCCGCAACATGTTCCAGTTCGTGACCAAGCGCCTGAGCATGCAGGGCTTCATCGTCAACGACAACGGCCACCTCAAGCGCGAGTTCTTCGAGCACGTGGCCCCGCTGGTCCGCGAGGGTAAGCTCATCCACGAGGAGACCTTCGTGGACGGGCTGCGCAACGCGCCCGAGGCCTTCCTCGGCGTGCTGCGCG contains:
- a CDS encoding antibiotic biosynthesis monooxygenase family protein; translated protein: MPDTTITARTQLATLINVFTVEPEHQHELVTVLNTATEQVMRHLPGFVSASVHASTDGTRVVNYAQWESTEAYEAMLTDPSAREHMARAAEIATRFAPTSTPWTPCTTDEDSRTCPVRSSASNTADPLDHVTGVAPSGTA
- a CDS encoding zinc-binding dehydrogenase, with protein sequence MEVQVSDSSVPATALEVRLASRPEGWPTTDNFEIAEAPVPEPGPGQILVRNKAMSVDPYMRGRMSAAKSYVAPFEVGKPLDGGAVGEVVRSESDEFSAGQQVLHSLGWREYAVVDASQATTVADDLPSSAFLGVLGMPGMTAYVGLMDKARFKQGDTVFVSGAAGAVGSLVGQLAKLNGAERVIGSAGSAEKVRLVTERFGFDAAFNYKDAPVAEQLRTAAPDGIDVYFDNVGGDHLEAAIGSMNDFGRIAACGAISQYNATEAQPGPRNMFQFVTKRLSMQGFIVNDNGHLKREFFEHVAPLVREGKLIHEETFVDGLRNAPEAFLGVLRGDNTGKMIVNV